A window of Thiocapsa bogorovii genomic DNA:
TCGGCAGGGCCAGGTTGACCAATTCCCACAACCGCAGCGACATCAGCGCCATGGCCAGAAACAGCGACAGACTGACGGTGCCCATGAGCTCGATGGTGGGACCGTCGATGCGGTACAGCCCGCTCAGGCTCAGGGCATTGCGCAGGATGATCCCCACCAGCAGGCACCAGACGAAGGTGGGCAAGGTGATGCCGGGGATGACCAGATGCTCGGCCAGCAGTGTGCCGACCCCCATGCAAAACATCAGGATCAGGATGGTCTCGATCAGCGATTCCGGGCTCAAGGCGCGGCGCTCGTCACGCGGCACCTCGCCGGGGCCGAGCAGACCCGGTGTCTGAGCCCCCGGCTGCAGCCGGTGCCGGCGGATCAGCCATTGCGCAACCGGTCCGCCGAGGACACCGCCCAAGATCAGCCCGAAGGTCGCGCAGGCCATCGCCACCTCGACGGCACCCTGCAGGCCGTTCACCTCACCGAACATCTGTCCGTAGGCGGCACCGGTGCCGTGCCCGCCGGCCAGCGTCGCCGAGCCGCCGAGGATACCCATCAAGGGGTTCAGATCGAGCCCGATCGCGATAGCGACGCCGACGACGTTCTGCAGCACCAGCGCGACCACCACCGCACCCAGCAGCAACAACAGCTTGCGCCCGCCCTGCCCCAACGTGCGCACATCGGCGCCGAGCCCGACGGTGGAGAAGAAGATCAGCAGCAGCGGCGATTGCAGCCCCATGTCGAAGGACAATTCGGTACCGGTGCCGACCCGCACGGCCGTCAGCATCAGGGCAACAATCAGCCCGCCGACCACCGGATCGGGGATGCTGTAACGGGCCAGGAAGTCGATGCGCCCGATCAGCCAACGGCCGACCAACAGCACCAGGATGGCGAACACCACGGTCAGCGGCAACGGGATTTCGATGGCCATGGCGTCTGACACCTCTGCGACGGTGATGGATAGAGAGCTTTGCCTACTCTTGACTCCGAGTCTATCGGACAAAGCTGTTCGGTGACCATCCGTTCGCGATGGTGATCGCGACACATTGGCTGCCCCGCGCCGGAGTCACCGGCAGTGCCTGCGGAACCGCGGTTCGGCGTGCTGCTGCTGTTCAACCGATGGCCGGACGATCCTGATCGGCAAGGGTCGAGGACGGGCGGGGCATGCCGAGGCGGATGTCGCCTAATGTCAAGCGCGAGTGCCCGCGCCTCTGTATCCTTCGCTGGCCTACATTGCGCCGCGCGTCGAAGCACGCGCCTCCCACGGGCGAGGCGCCTGCTCCGAAACGAAGGGCTTGCACATTGCGGGTGTACAATGCCGGTCGACCCCGATCGAAGCCATGTCCATCGACAGCCCGATCGGGCTGTCTCAACTCTATCTCGAGATCCCTGGCCGTTCTTCCGATGTCGCCAAGCCTGTCACCCTCACCGCGTTCGATAGCCGATGTAGTTGCCTGCCCGGGCTGCGATCTGCTCCAGAGCCTGCCGCCGATTCCGCCCAAGGCTCGGGCACGCTGCCCCAGGTGCGGCGAGGTCGTGGCAACGACGCCTGTCGACCCGATCGAGCGCCCCCTCGCCCTCACCCTGGCTGCCGCAATCACCTTGATCGTGGCGAACGCGATGCCGCTGATGACGCTCTCGGTGGTCGGGCGCTTCGCCGAAACGACCATCCTGGGCGGGGCCGAGGTGATGTGGAAACAGGGCCAACCCATCACGGCCACGCTCGTGGCGTTCTGCACCGCGGTGGCACCGACGACCTATCTCGCATTGATGTGCACGCTTCTGGTCGCGGCCCGCCGCGCGCCGGCCCCTGCCTGGGTCGGCCCGATGCTGCGGCTTGCGGAACATGCAAAAGCCTGGTCGCTGCCGGAGGTGATGTTGCTCGGCATCCTGGTCGCGCTGGTCAAGATTGCCGATCTGGCGACGGTCGAGCCCGGAATCGGGTTGTTCGCCACCGGAGCCCTCCTGGTGCTGCTGGCGTCCCTCTCGGTTCAATTCGATCCCGAAACCATCTGGCATCGAATTGCCTGGGTCGATCCGGTCGCCTCGCATCATCGGGGTCAGGGCATCGCGGCGCTACCGGACAGGGATCTGAACGGGTGAGCACGACATCCCTAACCGCGGCCCGGCTAGGTCTAGTTGCCTGCGACACCTGCGGGCTGCTCTCGCGCCCGGCCGGTCCCGGCGCGGCGGGTTTCTGCCGACGCTGCGGTTCCAAGCTCCATGGGCGGCACCCCAACTCACTTCAGAACACCTGGGCTTTGGCGGTGGCCGCGGCGGTCTGTTTCCTGCCCGCCAACGCCCTGCCGGTAATGGTGACCAACGCGTTCGGGTCCTCCACGCCCGATACGATTCTCGGCGGCGTCGTGTTTCTGTACACCTCGGGCTCTTGGCCGTTGGCCCTCATCGTGCTGGTTGCAAGCTTCATGATCCCGCTGGGAAAACTGATCGCCCTCGCCTGGCTTCTCATCTCGATCCACCGCCGCACGCACGGCGGTGAACGCCAGCGCATGCGGCTCCATCGTGCCGTCAGGGCCGTTGGACCCTGGTCCATGCTGGACGTCTTCGTCGCCACCTTTACCGTTGCCCTGGTGCAACTCGACCCGCTCATGTCGGTCGAGCCCGGGCTCGGCGTCTTGTTTTTCGCCTCGGTCGTGGTGCTGACCATGCTGGCGGCCGAATCTTTGGATCCCAGACTGCTCTGGGATCTTGATCCAGCGGATATCAAACGTGCCTGACCCGATTGCCATCGATGCGCTCCCGCAAGCCAGCCTCGACCCTCCGCGGCGTCGGGGCCCGTCGTTCATTTGGTTTATCCCGATCCTCGCCGCCGCGGTAGCCATCGGGATCGCCGTGCAGCGTGTGATGACCGAGGGGCCCACCGTCACGATCCTTTTCAAGCAGGCCAGCGGGGTTCAGGCCGGCAAAACCTTCGTTAAGTACAAGGACGTGGATATCGGCCAGGTCACGGCCGTCGAGCTTGCGGACGGCTTCTCGAAGGTGAAGGTCACCGCCAAGATGGACCGCAGCGCCGCGGGACTCTTCGTGGAAGACACGCGGTTCTGGATCGTCGAGCCGCGGATCACCTTAAGCGGCGTGACCGGCCTCGGCACGCTGATCTCGGGAAATTTCATCGGCCTGCAACCGGGCAAATCGACGAAGGACGAGCGCGCCTTTGTCGGACTCGACACACCGCCGCCGATCACGGACCAGCCAGGCAAGCGCTTCGTCCTGCAGGCGGCCGATCTCGGCTCGCTGGGGACGGGCGCGCCGCTTTACTTCCGTCGGCTCAAGGCCGGCGAGGTCCTGAGTTACGCGCTCGCGGCCGGCGGAAGCGGCATCGACGTCACCGTCTTCGTCAATGCCCCCTACGATCAATACGTGACGTCCGAGACCCGATTCTGGGATGCGAGCGGCATCGACGTTTCACTCAATGCGGAGGGGCTCGCCGTCCGGACCCAGTCGCTGGTCTCCGTATTGGCCGGTGGCGTGGCCTTCGACCTCCCCTCCTTCGCATCGACGGAATCCCCGGCGGACGAAGGTGCGACCTTCACCCTCTATAAGGACCAAACCAGCGCGATGAAGCAGCCCGACCCCGTCGCGCGGCGTTTCATCCTCTACACCGATTCGATGCAAGGGCTGAGCGTGGGCTCGCCCGTCAAGCTCTTGGGCGTGACCGCAGGGGAGATCGCCGGTGTCGATCTGACCCTGGATCCCGAGACCCGAGCGTTTCGCCCGCGCGTCCTCATCAGCTTCTTCCCGGAGCGCTTGATCGCCCGGTTCATCCCGGAGCAGACTGCCCTTGCCGAAGCCATCGCGCAAGGGGACGAGGCGGAGCGGCTCGCGCTGATCCGGCATCAATTCGACGACCTGGGTCTGCGTGCTCAGGTGCGCACGGGTAACCTTCTCACCGGCGAACGCTATATTGCGTTCGACTATGACCCCAAGGCACCCAAGGTCACGATCGATTGGAACCAAGATCCACTGGTGCTTCCCGTGACGCAGACTGGGCTGGATGACCTGGAGTCCAAGGTCACCGGCATCCTCGAGCAGGTCCGCGCGATCCTCGCCACGGTCGAGAAGATGCCGCTCGAAGGCATCGCGGTGGACCTCGACGGGGCAATCAAGAAAATCGACCGGCTGCTCGCCGGTATCGACACCAAGACGCTGCCCGAGCTCGATCAGGCACTCGGTGCCATGCGCCGCGCCATGACGACGGCCGATCGGGTGCTCGAGGGCACGAATCAAACACTATTGGGAACAGACGCCCCGGGCCAACAGGAATTTCGCGACGCGATGCAGGAGATCGTCCGAGCCGCGCGATCCGTTCGCGTGTTGGCCGACTACCTGGAACGTAACCCGTCGGCCCTGATCCGCGGCAAAGGCAAGGAGTAACCGCCATGACCCTCGAAAAGGCAGTCCGGTGTTCCAAGACCTTCATCCTCGTGCTGTGCGCCCTGGCGACCGGCTGTGCATCGGCGCCGACACGCTTCTACACTCTGAGCAGCACGCTGACGCCCACCGGCGGATCCGACGCGCTCTCGGTATCGGTGGGACCCGTCTCGATCCCCGCGCAGGTCGACCGGCCCCAGATCGTGGTGAGCGAAGGCCCGAATCGAGTCGTCGTCGACGAGACGAGCCGTTGGGCCTCGCCGCTGAGCGACGCAATCGCCGGCGTGGTGGCCGCGAACCTGATCGCCCTGCTCGGAACGCAGAAGGTGACGCTGTTTCCGCAGGTCACGTCTGCGAACGCGGACTATCGCGTCGCGATCGAGGTACAGACGTTCGAATCAGCACCCGGCTCGACGGCTACCCTCTCCGCCGTTTGGAGTGTCCGCCGCAAACAGGACGGCAGGACGCAGTCGGGCCGAACCAGTGTTCGCGAGCCGGTCTCCGACACCGGCTACGAGGCCCTCGCAGCCGCGCACAGCCGAGCCCTAACGACCTTGAGCCGAGACATCGCCGACGCCCTCCGAACCCTCAGCCGCAGCCCGGCTACGCCTCCGCCGACGTGAACCTGCGGCGTCTCATCCGGACGTGCAATATCAACTCTCCGAACGCTCGCTCACGACCCGCAGACAGTGCACACTGAAGAGCTGTTGCTCATCGGTCCAGACCTGTTCGGCGACGAAGCCGGCGTCGGCAGCAAGCCGATGGAAGGCGTCGATCCCGTACTTGTATGAATTCTCGGTATGAATGGTCTCACCGGCGCGGAAATCGAAGCGCTCTCCCGCAACCTCGACCTGCTGCTCGACCCGACTGACCAGGTGCATCTCCACGCGATTGCGCTCGGTGTCGAAGAAGGCCCGATGGGAAAAGGCATCCAGGTCGAAGTGACCGTCCAGCTCACGATTGATGCGGGTCAGTAGGTTGAGGTTGAAGGCCGCGGTGACGCCTTGGGCGTCATCGTAGGCCGCGTTCAGGATCGCCGGATCCTTCGGCAGGTCGACACCGATCAGGAGCCGCCCGCCGGCACCGAGCAGGCGAGCGACACGCCCGAGGAGACGACGCGCCTCGTCCGGATCGAAATTGCCGATACTCGATCCCGGAAAGAAGGCGGCCAGGTCGGTCCATTCCGGTTCCAACGGGAGTTGGAAAGGGGCCGAATAGTCCGCACAAGCGGCACGGATCGACAGACCCGGGAAGCGCTCTGCAAGGGCATGCGCAGATTCCAGCAGATGCTCCTTGGAGATATCCACGGGCATGTAGACACTGGGTTGCAGCGCGGCAAGCAGGGTTTGGATCTTGAGACTACTGCCGCTTCCGAGCTCGATCAGGATG
This region includes:
- the gltS gene encoding sodium/glutamate symporter, which gives rise to MAIEIPLPLTVVFAILVLLVGRWLIGRIDFLARYSIPDPVVGGLIVALMLTAVRVGTGTELSFDMGLQSPLLLIFFSTVGLGADVRTLGQGGRKLLLLLGAVVVALVLQNVVGVAIAIGLDLNPLMGILGGSATLAGGHGTGAAYGQMFGEVNGLQGAVEVAMACATFGLILGGVLGGPVAQWLIRRHRLQPGAQTPGLLGPGEVPRDERRALSPESLIETILILMFCMGVGTLLAEHLVIPGITLPTFVWCLLVGIILRNALSLSGLYRIDGPTIELMGTVSLSLFLAMALMSLRLWELVNLALPILIILLAQALLAVLLVVFLTFNVMGRNYDAAVIAAGQCGFQLGATPTAIANMQAVTSRHGLSPMAFLLVPIIGAFLIDICNALVIQGFLALPWFGF
- a CDS encoding paraquat-inducible protein A, with the translated sequence MATTPVDPIERPLALTLAAAITLIVANAMPLMTLSVVGRFAETTILGGAEVMWKQGQPITATLVAFCTAVAPTTYLALMCTLLVAARRAPAPAWVGPMLRLAEHAKAWSLPEVMLLGILVALVKIADLATVEPGIGLFATGALLVLLASLSVQFDPETIWHRIAWVDPVASHHRGQGIAALPDRDLNG
- a CDS encoding paraquat-inducible protein A, with the protein product MSTTSLTAARLGLVACDTCGLLSRPAGPGAAGFCRRCGSKLHGRHPNSLQNTWALAVAAAVCFLPANALPVMVTNAFGSSTPDTILGGVVFLYTSGSWPLALIVLVASFMIPLGKLIALAWLLISIHRRTHGGERQRMRLHRAVRAVGPWSMLDVFVATFTVALVQLDPLMSVEPGLGVLFFASVVVLTMLAAESLDPRLLWDLDPADIKRA
- a CDS encoding PqiB family protein, translating into MPDPIAIDALPQASLDPPRRRGPSFIWFIPILAAAVAIGIAVQRVMTEGPTVTILFKQASGVQAGKTFVKYKDVDIGQVTAVELADGFSKVKVTAKMDRSAAGLFVEDTRFWIVEPRITLSGVTGLGTLISGNFIGLQPGKSTKDERAFVGLDTPPPITDQPGKRFVLQAADLGSLGTGAPLYFRRLKAGEVLSYALAAGGSGIDVTVFVNAPYDQYVTSETRFWDASGIDVSLNAEGLAVRTQSLVSVLAGGVAFDLPSFASTESPADEGATFTLYKDQTSAMKQPDPVARRFILYTDSMQGLSVGSPVKLLGVTAGEIAGVDLTLDPETRAFRPRVLISFFPERLIARFIPEQTALAEAIAQGDEAERLALIRHQFDDLGLRAQVRTGNLLTGERYIAFDYDPKAPKVTIDWNQDPLVLPVTQTGLDDLESKVTGILEQVRAILATVEKMPLEGIAVDLDGAIKKIDRLLAGIDTKTLPELDQALGAMRRAMTTADRVLEGTNQTLLGTDAPGQQEFRDAMQEIVRAARSVRVLADYLERNPSALIRGKGKE
- a CDS encoding PqiC family protein, with protein sequence MTLEKAVRCSKTFILVLCALATGCASAPTRFYTLSSTLTPTGGSDALSVSVGPVSIPAQVDRPQIVVSEGPNRVVVDETSRWASPLSDAIAGVVAANLIALLGTQKVTLFPQVTSANADYRVAIEVQTFESAPGSTATLSAVWSVRRKQDGRTQSGRTSVREPVSDTGYEALAAAHSRALTTLSRDIADALRTLSRSPATPPPT
- the egtD gene encoding L-histidine N(alpha)-methyltransferase, translated to MTEREIASARRSLQTPGSIRFFDYRPTPANVRAEVLEGLGGPVKRLSPKLFYDQRGSQLFDAITELPEYYPTRTEIGILREYGSEMADLLGRDNILIELGSGSSLKIQTLLAALQPSVYMPVDISKEHLLESAHALAERFPGLSIRAACADYSAPFQLPLEPEWTDLAAFFPGSSIGNFDPDEARRLLGRVARLLGAGGRLLIGVDLPKDPAILNAAYDDAQGVTAAFNLNLLTRINRELDGHFDLDAFSHRAFFDTERNRVEMHLVSRVEQQVEVAGERFDFRAGETIHTENSYKYGIDAFHRLAADAGFVAEQVWTDEQQLFSVHCLRVVSERSES